In the Salvia splendens isolate huo1 chromosome 16, SspV2, whole genome shotgun sequence genome, aaaaattcaaaatattcttCAACTCTGCTCCAGAATACAACACATTATATAAAAAAGTCGGTTGATGATTGGAATCATTTTCCCAAAAAGTTTAGTCCTTTCTGATTATAGCACAAAAGTTCTCTTTAAATTTAAACAGCATAAAACATATGTGAGTAATAAATTTTCCTTCACCAGCATATCACGTACCTCAACTGCAGGTGCAGCCTCCATGACTGCACTTCAACCTCGAACAGATTATCAAGATCTAAGATCACACACGAGAAAGGCCATGAACTACACCGTATTTAAGTTGAAACGAATCAACAGCTGAACCAGCCTCTGCTTGAAATGAAACTAACTCGAACAAAGCTCATCTAGATCATATGCTGACTCTATTTTCTCCTTCTCGTTCCTACAATGTCTGGGttgcctttcttcatcattgccACAAACTCATCATAGTTGATTTTCCCATCCTGGGACGGGAAGTAACACGTTATTCACAGTGTAATTGGAGACTATGTATATTTCACCGGAGATATAAGCAAACAAAGTTTTACATTATCAGTGTCTACTTCTGCAAGGATTTCCTTTATTGTTTTAGCATCACCCATGTTGTATTGCTTCAAGGCTTGCTCCAATTCTTCCACGGTTATGTACCTGATATCAAAGGCAATCATTAAATAAgcacaagattaaaaaaaatacatagagTGCAGTGATACCGAGCTCTACCCGCTCTTATCCTTGTCAAAATATTCAAAGGCTTTGTACAGAAGGTCTTCTCTCTCCATTCGGTTCATGTGCATAGTAGCTGTTATAAACTCAATGTAATCAATTGTCCCATTTCCATCAACATCAGCCTGGAAAGTACAATccaatgaaaaataaatagtgGGAGAAAGAATACACACTGTCAACGTAAGCAAGCATGGAAGGTGGATCAGATTTAGCAGCCATAATAGTTAATACAGCACAATAGCAGTATTAACTGAAACTAAAAGCAATGAGTCGAAACATCAAAGGGAATAAGAGATAATACCGCTTCCATATACTGCCTCACTTCAGACTCGGAAAGCTTCGTGCCCAGCTTAGGTAGACCAGCTTTGAGTTCTTCAAATGTAATTGTTCCACTGTTGTCTGTATCCATGGATTTGAACATTTCCTTCAAGCCCATGATTTCTTCTTCAGAAAGATTTTCTGCAATCACCTGGAAAGCCAGAGATAGTTAGAATAGAGTTCTTGTCCGTATCTTCACATAGTTTAATTGAAACAAGTAGTGGATGTTTTGACCTTAAGAGCTAACTTCTTGAGTTTGTTCATTGCACGGAACTGCTTCATTCTAGTCAAAACAGCAATATCCAGAGGCTTATCAGGTGCATCCCCATCTTCTCTCATCCACGGATGATCTGCATTCACAAAAGTTGGAGTTTGTTTTATGAGTGCCAAACCACAATTGACCCTCAAAATAAGAAggcaaaacaaataaatagaaataataaaatcagATAGTACTAAAAATAGGAAAAGTGCAAGCTCACAAATATTATGTTGTATGCATAATTGAGCTACAACATACAAATATAGATTTCGCACGAAGGCGTGGTAATATGAGCAACCAATCCATAGTAAAGCTCTCGTGCAAAAGAAGACgaaaacaaaaaggaaaagTTGAATAATGTGACTGTATATCTCGTCTCGTGACAAATTACTATTACTTTCTTAACGACAATACTTTAAACCTAAAGTCAGATGTTAACCTAAGATTAGAGTCAACCCTCCGTCTTAGTTGGACAGATATCAAGAAATTCCTTTTGCAAACCAAGTGCATTAACATCATTACAAGAGCTCATCTGGCTATTGGATGGGTTGGCTTCATTTTGCAAGTTACTTGATTGATATTCCAACATACTTATCAAGATCACATATGCTTCATTCTTATGAGTCATTAGTTGCAAAAATAAACTCTTGCAGAAAACTAAGTCATATTGCATTGCATCATGCCACCAATGTCATACTATCTATTATCACTTCTGAATTTCAAATGCCTGAAGACTTTACTTACTTAAGACTTCAATTGCAGTTAGCCGGGCTTTAGGGTCAGCCATAAGCATCTTCTTCACAAGGTCTTTCGCACTACTCGATATTGATGGCCATGGATCCGAAACAAAGTCAAGGTGCCCACGCAAAATAGAATCAAATATTCCCTGCTCATTCtctgaaaacaaaaaaacatacaCGGGCATTAATACATCAAAAAGGATCGATCACAAATGGATATGTTAAACACCCCACTAGTCAAAGCATATTCCCAAATTACACCCTCTACTTTGAGACATAGCAGGATAAGTTTACGAAACCTATTTTTTATTGAAACATATAACAATGCCAGAACTAAGTTACTCCCTTCCCATTCAAGATAGGGGTTTCTCCTTCATTAGTCACCTCCCCAGAATGGTGGAACACCACTGAGTAAGATATACAGTATCACTCCAGCACTCCAAATATCAGCTTCAGCACCGTAGTTTCGACGCAGTACTTCAGGAGCCACATAGTATGCACTACCGACTAGATCTTTGAACGAATCTCCTGAATTCAAATACAATCTGTTAGTAAAAACCATCACTTCTTTGTTAAGAATCAAAGCAGGGTAGAGATCAAATATGATGTTCCCTTATTCAATTGTTATATCTTTTGGCAGTAATTAACCAAAAAAAGAGGGGATGAAATGCAATTATTTTCATCTTCTCTCCGTCTTCTCAAAAtagtttcaaattttgaatattaCATAACAATCTAATCACCTCAAAACTGAAAACAATTTCAATACACAAAAATAATCTCTCGCTTCCTcgaaatttcaaattcaaatccAAACTACAGCAGCATATCCAAAATTACTCCAAATtattagaaacacaaattagtTTGAATCAAAACCCTAATCTACATTACCTGGCTTGAAAAACGCAGATAATCCGAAATCAGTCGCCTTGAGCGGCGAATCCTCATCCTTGCTCAACAGCAAAAAATTCTCCGGCTTCAAATCCCTATGCATAACCCCCATGGAGTGGCAGGCGTGCACCACGGTGACAATCTGGCGGCAGAGCCCGGCCGCGGCGCGCTCGGAGTAATGCCCCTTGGCGATAATCCGATCAAACAGCTCCCCGCCGGCGCACAATTCCATGACCAAATGCACATTGTGCCGATCCTCGAAGCACTCCTTGAGCTCGACGATGTTGCGGTGGCCGGTGAGGTGGTGCATGATCTGCACCTCGCGCCGGACGTCGGCGACGTCGTCGGGGCTGACGAGCTTGCGCGTGGCGATTGACTTGCACGCGAAGGCCTCGCGCGTGGCGCGGTGCATCACGAGGTGCGTCACGCCGAACTGGCCCCGCCCCAGCTCCCGCCCGAAAGTGTAGACGGAGTGGACATCGGACATCGGGCGGCCGAGCACGCGCCCTGTGCCCGTCGGAAGGGAGCGCCGCGGAGGCGGAGGCGCGTCGGCGGGGACCACGTTGATTGCGGGTTGTTTCCCTCCGTCGGCGTTGGGCGGGGCGTTGGCGCCGTCgctggtggtggcggtggtggtgttGCAGTTacccatttttttaaaaattttgggatttttatgTTACGACTGCGTGAAGTCAAACTGTAAAGAGAGAGAcggagagagagaaatatataTGTAGTTGGTGAAGAAATGCCAGTGTAATGACTATATTGCCCTTTCGTGttgaattatttattactccacaGACGGAGATATTTATATGTTTTGGTTATTTGGATTTGCTAAATTAGTAATTATTCGTTGATTTTTTATTGACTATTGTTACGATATTGCCTGTGATATTACattgataataaatttatttattatggtGTTGAAATAGGTTGACTTGCAttgatttttatgaaattaaagagCAGTAAATAAAAAGGCCGATTTCCAGTTCGTATCACGTGTGATGGCGAAAGTTTATGTGTCCACAGGCCACAGCTCACATTTATTGAAGAAACCTACTCCACAAGAGAAACTCTCATAAGaacttacattttttttatctataatgGTTGATTTTATTCCaaagtaattatgtaaataatgctattaatttatattttaaaggtatattttattgatattttataaataaaatttattgtaatatatttaaattattgttatttcaTAGATTAATGATTTACATAATAAAAGTATCACTATTATATTTGTAATGATATtgatgatattttttattttactatattattatagttgtctacaaaatatttttaaaattttaaaataaaattgtgtttttattatagttaattagtaataaatttaaatataatattttatatttttctatcaTTAGTATAGTTAtatgtagggatgtcaatgtaacccgaacccgcgggccggcccgaataacccgataaaaatacagggttagggttgtaatttcgcagcccgaatttaaaatcgggccattcgggctgacccgttcgggttgtcgggttaggcgggctgacccgttcgggttacgggtcggcccgtcgggttgaaggcttctgcacagcgagcagtttttgtaacggtcataactttctctacaaagctccgattgaggcatgcaatatatccacgcgaagctctttcgaagacggagataatgatatgtattagaggtttatcagacttcaaaatcgcgagaaacattgactcaaacaagactgctgcacatccacatattttgtatacattttctaatccattttctatcat is a window encoding:
- the LOC121771090 gene encoding calcium-dependent protein kinase 1-like; protein product: MGNCNTTTATTSDGANAPPNADGGKQPAINVVPADAPPPPRRSLPTGTGRVLGRPMSDVHSVYTFGRELGRGQFGVTHLVMHRATREAFACKSIATRKLVSPDDVADVRREVQIMHHLTGHRNIVELKECFEDRHNVHLVMELCAGGELFDRIIAKGHYSERAAAGLCRQIVTVVHACHSMGVMHRDLKPENFLLLSKDEDSPLKATDFGLSAFFKPGDSFKDLVGSAYYVAPEVLRRNYGAEADIWSAGVILYILLSGVPPFWGENEQGIFDSILRGHLDFVSDPWPSISSSAKDLVKKMLMADPKARLTAIEVLNHPWMREDGDAPDKPLDIAVLTRMKQFRAMNKLKKLALKVIAENLSEEEIMGLKEMFKSMDTDNSGTITFEELKAGLPKLGTKLSESEVRQYMEAADVDGNGTIDYIEFITATMHMNRMEREDLLYKAFEYFDKDKSGYITVEELEQALKQYNMGDAKTIKEILAEVDTDNDGKINYDEFVAMMKKGNPDIVGTRRRK